From Prevotella melaninogenica, the proteins below share one genomic window:
- a CDS encoding Fur family transcriptional regulator: MDSVYNKLIALGIRPSIQRVAIMKYLATHHTHPTVEEVFLALKKQLPTVSRTTVYNTLRMLSEHGAASMITIDDHRVCYDGITEPHAHFFCKRCEKVYDFEAMEMPRYTGEIGKGFRIDDTQLYYKGICPHCLETMNEKEELN, encoded by the coding sequence GTGGATTCAGTATATAACAAATTAATAGCATTAGGTATTCGCCCATCTATACAGCGTGTAGCAATCATGAAGTATCTCGCTACTCACCACACCCACCCTACAGTGGAGGAGGTTTTCCTTGCATTGAAGAAACAACTTCCAACGGTGAGCCGTACAACTGTTTATAACACATTGAGAATGTTGTCAGAGCACGGAGCTGCATCAATGATTACCATTGATGACCATCGCGTATGCTACGACGGTATTACCGAGCCACATGCACACTTCTTCTGCAAGCGTTGTGAGAAGGTGTATGACTTTGAGGCAATGGAAATGCCACGCTATACTGGCGAAATTGGCAAGGGTTTTAGAATTGATGACACACAGCTTTATTATAAAGGTATTTGTCCTCACTGCCTTGAGACAATGAACGAGAAAGAGGAACTGAACTAA